The genomic stretch CCCTCGGACGGGACGGCCCGATCCCCACGATCCTCACTTGGGACGCGAGCGATCGGCGACCAAGGCCATGAGCTCCTTCGCGATCCGGTCGAGCGGCAGGATGCGGTCCACCCCGCCGAGCTTGACGCCCTCTTTCGGCATCCCCCACACGACGCTGGTCTCCTCGTCCTGGGCCATGGTGCCGGCACCGGCCTCCCGCATCTCCAGGAGGCCCTGCGCCCCATCGCTGCCCATGCCCGTCAGGATCACGCCTAACGCGTTGGGCCCGACGCTCTGGGCCACCGAGCGGAACAGCACGTCCACGGACGGACGGTGCCGGTTCACCGGCGGGCCGTCGCTCAAGAGACACACCAGGCGCGAGCCCTCGGACACCACCATGAGGTGATGGCTGCCGGGCGCGACATAGGCGTGCCCGGGGAGGATCTCCTGCCCGTCGTGCGCCTCGCAGACTTGCAGCGCGCAGAGCCCGTTCAAGCGGCGCGCGAAGGGCTCGCTGAAAGACTCGGGGATGTGCTGGGCGATGACCGTAGCCGGCGCGTCCTCCGGCAGGTTGGAGAGCAGGTCTTTGATCGCCTCGGTTCCGCCGGTGGATGCCCCGATCGCGATGATGCGTACGACGCGCTGGGTGGCGGCGCGCAGGGGAGGCGTCCTAGGCAGGACGGCTTCGGCGCTCAGGCGCGGGCCGAACTCTTTCAGGGCGCGGCTTGCGCCGGCTTCGCGCGCCTTGAGTCGCGCCTTGGCCGCCACCTTCACCTTGGCGATGAGCTCCTCGGCGAACTCGGACACCGTATGTTGCAAGCTCATGTGCGGCTTGGTCACGAAGTCGACCGCGCCGAGCGCCAAGGCCTCGAGGGTGATGTCGGCGCTCGTCGTCGTGTGCGTGGACACCATGATCACCAGCATGGGCCGCAGGCGCATGATGTTGCGTAGGAAGGTAGCCCCGTCCATGCGCGGCATCTCGACATCCAGGGTCAGAACATCGGGCTGCAATAGCTTGATCTTGTCGCGTGCCAGGTAGGGGTCGGCGGCCGCACCGACCACTTCGATGTCGGGGTCCTGCTGCAGGATGGTCTTGACGACCTTGCGCACCAGCGCGGAGTCGTCGATGACCAGGACACGCACCTTGCGCTCCGATGACTGGGCAGATGAAGGCACAAAGCTCATGGCGGTTCCACCTCGCGAAAACGGGATCAAGACGAGAACAACTCTACTTCGCCCGCGATGGGCTGGACCTGAAGCTCATGGCGGTAGCGGGCCTCGCGCTCGAAGATCGTGTCATTGCGCAAGGCGCGCAGTTTCTTGACCCGCACCCGCCCCCTCTCCGGGTCGTAATACACCTTGCGCGGGTAGATATCGCCCACGTCCTCTCCCGCCAGGGGCAGTTGCTCGGTGCGGATATATTCCCGCACAAATTCGATATTGCGGCGTCCGATATCCGTCATGTTCTTGAGTATCCGGCTGCCCCCTACGATCTTGACCTCGAGGTTTCTACGCTTTACCCCGAGCTTCAAGAGGTCGTTGATCATGTGCTCCATGGCGAAATTGCCATAGCGTGTCGCCGCGTTCGCACCCGGGCCCGAGTAGAGGTCCCGGCGATCGTTGCGGTTCTCAGGCAACATGAAATGGTTCATTCCACCGAAGCCCGTGGCTTTGCAGCGGATACAGGCCGAGACGCAAGACCCGAGCACGGTGACGATCAGCTCCCCGTGCTGCGTCACATAGTATTCGCCCGGCAGGATCTTGGCCGCGAACTGCGCCGTCTGGCGGTCCCAGTAACGCGTCACATGTTCGAATCCGCGCAACACCGGCGGTGGATCCTGGATCGGTGCGGTCCGCAACTTTATCGTGTCGCAATGGATCATCCTTGGTGCTCTCTCCCGGTTCACGCCTCTTTTTGATAGGTGTTCCGATGGATGAGCTTGAAGCGCTCCGAGACCTTGAACAGGCTCTCTGAATGACCTATGAAAAGGTAACCCCGGTCGACCAGGATGTCGGCCATGCGGTCGAACAGCGCCTTCTGGGTGGGCTTGTCGAAGTAGATCACGACATTGCGACAGAAGATGACATCGAAGGGACCCGTCATGGGCCATGCATCCAGCAGGTTGAGCTTTTTGAAGGTCACGAGGGAGGCCGCTTCGGCATCCACCTTCACGAGGCCCGCATTGGACCGCGCGCCTCTTCGGAACCAGCGGCGTAAACGCTCCGCGGATATCCCATCGGTGCGCTCCTCCGGATAGGTGCCGGCCTGGGCTTTCGCGAGCACGTTGGAGTCGATGTCGGTCGCCAGGATCTCGAGGTCCCAGCCGGCTGCTCGAGGCACGCACTCCCGAGCCACCATGGCCATAGAATAGGGTTCTTCGCCGGTCGAGCAACCGGCCGACCACAGGCGCAGGCGCCGACCCGGCGGGTTTCGTCCCATGAGATCGGGCAGGACGGGGCGTGCCAGGTAATCGAAATGGTGCGGCTCCCGGAAAAACCCCGTGAGGTTCGTAGTGATGGCGTTGACGAGCTCGACCAGCTCTTTGTGATCGCGGCGGCGGATGAGGTCGCAATACTCATCGAAGCCCGTGAGCTTGAGGCTCCGCAGACGCCGTACGAGACGCGTGTACACGAGCTGGCGCTTGGCGTCCGACAGCGCGATCCCGGAGTGCTCACGGATATACTCCCTCAGGAGCTCGAAATGCTCGTGCGTGAAATAGAACTCGGCCTGGTGTGCCGTGTGCGACGCGGCAGCCATGATTCAGAACAGATCGATAACGCCGCCTTCGCCAGGCGCAGGCATCATGGGATCCCTTTGCGCGGCCGCGCGGATGGTTGAATCCTCCGGCAGGACGGCATCGGCCAGGCT from Pseudomonadota bacterium encodes the following:
- a CDS encoding chemotaxis response regulator protein-glutamate methylesterase, which codes for MSFVPSSAQSSERKVRVLVIDDSALVRKVVKTILQQDPDIEVVGAAADPYLARDKIKLLQPDVLTLDVEMPRMDGATFLRNIMRLRPMLVIMVSTHTTTSADITLEALALGAVDFVTKPHMSLQHTVSEFAEELIAKVKVAAKARLKAREAGASRALKEFGPRLSAEAVLPRTPPLRAATQRVVRIIAIGASTGGTEAIKDLLSNLPEDAPATVIAQHIPESFSEPFARRLNGLCALQVCEAHDGQEILPGHAYVAPGSHHLMVVSEGSRLVCLLSDGPPVNRHRPSVDVLFRSVAQSVGPNALGVILTGMGSDGAQGLLEMREAGAGTMAQDEETSVVWGMPKEGVKLGGVDRILPLDRIAKELMALVADRSRPK
- the cheD gene encoding chemoreceptor glutamine deamidase CheD — protein: MIHCDTIKLRTAPIQDPPPVLRGFEHVTRYWDRQTAQFAAKILPGEYYVTQHGELIVTVLGSCVSACIRCKATGFGGMNHFMLPENRNDRRDLYSGPGANAATRYGNFAMEHMINDLLKLGVKRRNLEVKIVGGSRILKNMTDIGRRNIEFVREYIRTEQLPLAGEDVGDIYPRKVYYDPERGRVRVKKLRALRNDTIFEREARYRHELQVQPIAGEVELFSS
- a CDS encoding protein-glutamate O-methyltransferase; translation: MAAASHTAHQAEFYFTHEHFELLREYIREHSGIALSDAKRQLVYTRLVRRLRSLKLTGFDEYCDLIRRRDHKELVELVNAITTNLTGFFREPHHFDYLARPVLPDLMGRNPPGRRLRLWSAGCSTGEEPYSMAMVARECVPRAAGWDLEILATDIDSNVLAKAQAGTYPEERTDGISAERLRRWFRRGARSNAGLVKVDAEAASLVTFKKLNLLDAWPMTGPFDVIFCRNVVIYFDKPTQKALFDRMADILVDRGYLFIGHSESLFKVSERFKLIHRNTYQKEA